In one Mycobacterium heckeshornense genomic region, the following are encoded:
- a CDS encoding class I SAM-dependent methyltransferase translates to MTCRFRKLAHADVPAAFDTSATVYDKLVAASPGYHEQLRISVRRMRLPDDGRGLRVLDAGCGTGASTAALLAVAPHARIVAVDASAGMLAQAAGKPWPATVRFVLGRVEDPGAAGIEGPFDAIFAAYLLRNLADPDVGLRALRGLLRPGGLLAVHEYSVRDSPLATAAWNLLCWAVVIPAGRLASGDGSLYRYLRRSVNDFDGATSFQKRLRDNGFSAVRSKTMPGWQRHMVHTFLAEAPR, encoded by the coding sequence GTGACCTGCCGGTTCCGCAAGCTGGCGCATGCCGACGTGCCGGCTGCATTCGACACCTCCGCCACGGTGTACGACAAACTTGTCGCGGCCAGTCCGGGCTATCACGAGCAGCTGCGCATATCGGTGCGCCGCATGCGCTTACCCGACGATGGCCGGGGACTGCGGGTGCTCGACGCCGGCTGCGGGACGGGGGCATCCACCGCCGCCCTGCTGGCGGTCGCCCCGCACGCCCGGATCGTCGCGGTCGACGCGTCGGCGGGCATGTTGGCGCAGGCAGCTGGCAAGCCGTGGCCGGCCACAGTGCGGTTCGTGCTCGGCCGTGTCGAAGATCCCGGCGCGGCCGGCATCGAGGGCCCATTCGACGCCATTTTCGCCGCCTACCTGCTGCGCAACCTGGCCGACCCGGACGTCGGGCTACGCGCATTGCGTGGGCTGCTGCGGCCCGGTGGATTGTTGGCGGTGCACGAATACTCGGTGCGCGACTCACCGCTCGCCACAGCGGCATGGAACCTGTTGTGTTGGGCCGTGGTCATCCCCGCGGGCCGGCTGGCCAGTGGAGACGGAAGTCTGTACCGCTACCTGCGGCGCAGCGTCAACGACTTCGACGGCGCGACTTCCTTTCAGAAAAGGCTGCGCGACAACGGCTTCAGTGCGGTACGCAGCAAAACCATGCCGGGCTGGCAACGGCACATGGTGCACACATTTCTCGCGGAGGCGCCGCGATGA
- a CDS encoding DUF2867 domain-containing protein: MRCLVTGATGYVGARLVPRLLGRGYEVRVLARNPGKLAEVPWRESAEVVCADLSAAETLPAAFTGVDVVYYLVHSMGSSADFAAEERRAAMNVVAAARSANVRRLIYLSGLHPAGTRLSAHLESRTTVGEILLSSGIQTLVLQAGVIIGSGSASFEMIRHLTDRLPVMTTPKWVHNKIQPIAIRDVMHYLVEAAEAQVPTSRTWDIGGPDVLEYGEMMQVYAEVAGLRRRVIVVLPFLTPTIASWWVGLVTPIPAGLARPLVESLHCDAVMADHDIDTVIAPPSAGLTGYRDAVRLALLRTTQAKVESSWGSAASDGAPSAPLPSDPKWAGEVAYRASRSAWTPATPAELWKSVNDTAVQHRWRLEKHKPGELLLVRTHARRPGQAWLEMRVREATGSGSHYEQRAIFYPRGIAGRVYWYLSLPLHRNRFRQIFRKVTARAAASHSNGS; this comes from the coding sequence ATGCGCTGCTTGGTAACCGGGGCGACGGGCTACGTCGGTGCTCGTCTGGTGCCGAGGCTTCTCGGCCGAGGTTATGAGGTGCGGGTACTGGCCCGAAACCCGGGAAAGCTGGCCGAAGTTCCCTGGCGGGAAAGCGCTGAGGTGGTCTGTGCTGACCTCAGCGCCGCCGAAACCCTGCCCGCCGCATTCACCGGTGTCGACGTCGTTTATTACCTGGTCCATTCGATGGGTTCCAGCGCCGATTTCGCCGCGGAAGAGCGCCGCGCGGCGATGAATGTGGTCGCTGCCGCCCGTAGCGCCAACGTTCGCAGGCTGATTTACCTCAGTGGGCTGCATCCCGCAGGCACGCGGCTGTCCGCGCACCTTGAGTCGCGGACCACGGTCGGCGAGATTCTGCTCAGCTCGGGAATCCAGACTCTAGTGCTGCAGGCCGGGGTGATCATCGGCTCCGGCTCCGCCTCGTTCGAGATGATCAGACACCTGACCGACCGGCTGCCGGTGATGACGACACCCAAATGGGTGCACAACAAGATTCAGCCGATCGCGATCCGCGACGTCATGCACTACTTGGTCGAGGCCGCCGAGGCGCAAGTGCCGACGTCGCGAACCTGGGACATCGGCGGACCCGATGTGCTGGAGTACGGCGAGATGATGCAGGTCTACGCCGAGGTGGCCGGACTGCGGCGGCGTGTCATCGTCGTATTGCCATTCCTGACGCCGACGATCGCCAGCTGGTGGGTCGGCCTGGTGACGCCGATCCCGGCGGGGCTGGCCCGGCCGCTGGTGGAGTCGTTGCACTGCGATGCTGTCATGGCTGATCACGACATCGACACCGTGATCGCACCGCCGTCGGCGGGTCTTACCGGTTACCGCGATGCGGTCAGGCTGGCACTGCTTCGCACCACCCAGGCGAAGGTCGAATCCTCTTGGGGCTCCGCCGCATCCGACGGTGCGCCATCGGCGCCGTTGCCCAGCGATCCGAAATGGGCGGGTGAGGTCGCTTACCGGGCCAGCCGTTCGGCCTGGACACCTGCCACCCCCGCCGAGCTTTGGAAATCGGTCAATGACACGGCGGTTCAACATCGGTGGCGGCTGGAAAAGCACAAACCCGGCGAGTTGCTGCTTGTGCGCACCCATGCCCGAAGGCCGGGCCAGGCCTGGCTCGAGATGCGCGTGCGCGAGGCTACCGGATCCGGAAGCCACTATGAGCAACGCGCGATCTTCTATCCGCGCGGTATTGCCGGACGCGTCTACTGGTATCTCAGTCTGCCCTTGCACCGCAACCGGTTTCGTCAAATATTCCGAAAAGTGACTGCGCGCGCGGCCGCATCCCACAGCAACGGGTCGTGA
- a CDS encoding cryptochrome/photolyase family protein, producing the protein MTVTMALFTRDLRVHDNPVLSAAHRRGGAVVPLFVLDEAILTSDYVTPNKAAFLVDALTDLDDELRRRGGRLIVRRGRFVDEVLRVVEELSITDVHVAADVSAYSRRREQRLRRALAGRGCALHVHAGSITVAEPGSIVPSGGDHFAVFTPYYRRWLATPGRKALRAPTTLTVPHCRGEPIPRAGELCPGAASPRLATGGESTGRQLLSRWLDTGVDRYDSRHDDLAADATSRLSPYLHFGCLSPAEIAHRTTQSSEGRKSFVRQLAWRDFHHQVLAARPEAARLDYRTHHDRWQHNGRWFDAWRDGRTGYPIVDAGMRQLAAEGWMHNRARLITASFLTKTLYLDWRLGAAHFMRLLVDADVANNQLNWQWVAGTGTDTRPNRVLNPIRQAQRYDPDGEYVRRWVPELADICGPDIHIPWQLPASAPDYPPRIVDHMEAAAQFKTARSGATPATQ; encoded by the coding sequence ATGACGGTGACGATGGCCCTGTTTACCAGGGACCTGCGGGTGCACGACAACCCCGTGCTGAGCGCCGCCCATCGTCGCGGCGGCGCGGTCGTGCCGCTGTTCGTCCTCGACGAAGCGATTCTGACCAGCGACTATGTCACGCCCAACAAGGCCGCCTTCCTGGTTGACGCGCTCACCGACCTCGACGACGAACTGCGCCGCCGAGGTGGCCGCTTGATCGTGCGGCGCGGACGGTTCGTCGACGAAGTGCTGCGCGTCGTCGAGGAGTTGTCGATCACCGACGTCCACGTCGCCGCCGACGTCAGTGCCTACAGCCGGCGCCGCGAACAGCGATTGCGCCGCGCGCTTGCCGGGCGTGGCTGCGCTCTGCACGTCCACGCCGGCTCGATCACGGTGGCCGAGCCGGGCAGCATCGTGCCGAGCGGCGGCGATCACTTCGCGGTGTTCACGCCCTACTACCGGCGCTGGCTCGCCACCCCGGGCCGCAAAGCGTTGCGGGCCCCGACGACGCTGACCGTTCCGCACTGCCGCGGCGAGCCCATTCCCCGCGCCGGCGAGCTGTGCCCGGGTGCCGCCTCGCCGCGGCTGGCCACGGGCGGGGAGAGTACCGGGCGACAGCTGCTGAGCCGCTGGCTGGACACCGGGGTCGACCGCTATGACAGCCGCCACGACGACCTGGCTGCCGACGCGACCTCACGCCTTTCGCCGTACCTGCACTTCGGGTGCCTGTCGCCTGCCGAAATCGCGCACCGGACAACGCAATCCAGCGAGGGACGGAAATCCTTTGTCCGCCAGTTAGCCTGGCGCGACTTCCATCACCAAGTCCTCGCCGCCCGGCCGGAGGCGGCCCGCCTCGACTACCGAACCCACCACGACCGGTGGCAGCACAATGGGCGGTGGTTCGACGCCTGGCGGGATGGACGCACCGGCTATCCCATCGTCGACGCCGGGATGCGGCAGCTGGCTGCCGAAGGCTGGATGCACAATCGCGCGCGTCTGATCACCGCAAGCTTTCTGACCAAAACCCTCTACCTCGATTGGCGACTCGGCGCCGCTCACTTCATGAGGCTGCTGGTCGACGCGGACGTGGCCAACAACCAACTCAACTGGCAGTGGGTGGCCGGAACCGGCACCGACACCCGACCCAACCGGGTGCTGAACCCGATACGGCAGGCCCAACGCTACGACCCCGACGGTGAGTACGTGCGGCGCTGGGTCCCCGAGCTGGCCGATATCTGCGGCCCTGACATCCACATACCGTGGCAACTGCCCGCGTCAGCCCCTGACTATCCGCCGCGCATCGTCGACCACATGGAAGCCGCCGCGCAGTTCAAAACCGCCCGAAGCGGCGCGACACCCGCCACGCAGTGA
- a CDS encoding alkyl sulfatase dimerization domain-containing protein: MGGRLLVQSLDSLVKQGEGDQDAVDVGDGIFMSRNIANSYLVTTADGDVLINTGTDFEAARIKARFDRVSSGPLRVIVFTQGHPDHVGGWSTFHGPGVETIAQANHADVREYWRRLHPFYSRRIMRLWGAFVDVDATSLKLPPEPALTTTFIDSHAFELAGRRFELYSTPGGETTDALVVWMPEHRTAFIGNLMGPFFGHVPNLYTLRGDKIRSAMAFIHSVDRVIALGPETLINGHDVFRGADEIRHTMTTVRDATAYLRDRTIEGMNAGTDLWTLMHEIRLPADLALPQVHGKVPWIVRAIWEEHVGWFRYESTTELYDVPPSAVWPDIVDLAGGVAALTERAHTHVEQGRALQALHLTDIVLGHSPSDLGALRVKRAALEQLLAASGRENFSETQWLEQEIKKTTTDTDSE, from the coding sequence ATGGGAGGTCGACTGCTGGTGCAATCGCTGGACTCGCTGGTGAAACAAGGCGAGGGCGATCAGGACGCCGTCGATGTTGGCGACGGCATATTTATGTCCAGAAACATCGCCAACAGCTACCTGGTGACGACGGCCGATGGCGACGTGCTGATCAACACCGGCACCGACTTCGAAGCCGCCCGAATCAAGGCGCGTTTTGACCGGGTGAGCAGCGGGCCGCTTCGAGTCATCGTCTTCACCCAGGGCCATCCGGACCATGTGGGTGGGTGGAGCACCTTCCACGGGCCCGGTGTTGAGACCATCGCTCAGGCGAACCACGCCGATGTCCGGGAGTACTGGCGGCGCCTGCACCCGTTTTACTCGCGGCGCATCATGAGGCTGTGGGGCGCATTCGTGGATGTCGATGCGACGTCGCTGAAACTACCGCCGGAACCAGCGCTCACCACCACGTTCATCGACAGCCATGCGTTCGAGCTCGCAGGCCGCCGGTTCGAGCTTTACTCCACCCCGGGCGGTGAGACCACCGACGCCCTTGTCGTCTGGATGCCTGAGCACCGGACCGCCTTCATCGGTAACCTGATGGGACCGTTCTTCGGTCATGTGCCAAATCTGTACACCTTGCGCGGGGACAAGATCCGCAGCGCGATGGCATTCATCCACTCGGTGGACCGGGTAATCGCACTCGGGCCCGAGACGCTCATCAACGGTCACGATGTCTTTCGCGGTGCCGACGAGATACGGCACACGATGACCACAGTCCGAGACGCCACGGCTTATCTGCGCGACCGGACCATCGAGGGGATGAACGCGGGCACCGACCTGTGGACCCTGATGCATGAAATCAGGCTGCCGGCCGATCTTGCGCTACCCCAGGTGCACGGCAAGGTGCCATGGATCGTGCGGGCAATCTGGGAAGAACACGTCGGCTGGTTTCGGTACGAGTCGACCACCGAGCTCTACGACGTACCGCCGTCGGCGGTATGGCCCGACATCGTCGATCTCGCCGGCGGTGTCGCCGCTCTCACCGAGCGTGCCCATACTCACGTCGAACAGGGACGTGCCCTGCAGGCGCTGCACCTGACCGATATCGTCCTTGGCCACTCACCCAGTGACCTCGGCGCATTACGGGTGAAGCGTGCTGCCCTCGAACAGCTCCTAGCCGCCTCCGGACGGGAGAACTTCAGCGAGACGCAATGGCTGGAGCAGGAAATCAAGAAGACCACCACCGATACGGACAGCGAATGA
- a CDS encoding TspO/MBR family protein: MNKTTLTGTALAVATASGLGSIASRRGSGQWYARLRKPRYVPPNYVFPLAWTTLYGDIAVSSAAAIDRLQAQNRGPQARKLAAALAANLALNAGWSWLFFRHRKLGASAAAAAVLTLSSSDLVRRVGEANQPAGIALTAYPLWCAFATLLSTRIWWLNR, encoded by the coding sequence TTGAACAAAACAACATTGACCGGCACCGCCCTCGCGGTGGCCACCGCCTCGGGCCTGGGCAGCATCGCCAGCCGACGCGGCTCCGGGCAGTGGTACGCGCGATTGCGCAAACCACGCTACGTTCCGCCAAACTACGTGTTCCCGCTGGCGTGGACCACGCTCTACGGCGATATCGCGGTCAGCTCCGCCGCCGCGATCGACCGCTTGCAGGCCCAAAACCGCGGGCCACAGGCCCGAAAATTGGCTGCCGCGCTGGCCGCGAACCTCGCCCTCAACGCGGGGTGGAGTTGGCTGTTCTTCAGACACCGCAAGCTGGGTGCGTCGGCGGCCGCCGCCGCCGTGTTGACACTCAGCAGCTCGGACCTGGTCCGACGTGTCGGTGAAGCAAATCAGCCGGCCGGGATTGCGCTAACCGCCTACCCACTGTGGTGCGCGTTCGCGACGCTGCTGTCAACCCGGATTTGGTGGCTCAATCGTTAA
- a CDS encoding VOC family protein — translation MKPEDLYHTGIVVDDFDETLDWFIKVAGYRWTDVVEVDQVAQTPDGEITIPMRMAYSGREPRVELLQTVPGTIWVPADSGVHHLGYWSDDVESDLATLEATGMRYEVKAFNPDGSGELLWAYCKGPAGPRIELVSRAMEPFIQYWFATADTASQSG, via the coding sequence ATGAAGCCCGAGGACCTCTACCACACCGGCATCGTGGTCGACGACTTCGATGAAACCTTGGACTGGTTCATCAAAGTTGCCGGCTACCGGTGGACCGACGTGGTCGAGGTCGACCAGGTCGCCCAGACGCCGGACGGTGAGATCACCATTCCCATGCGAATGGCGTACTCGGGGAGAGAACCTCGGGTGGAGCTACTGCAGACAGTTCCCGGAACGATCTGGGTCCCTGCGGATTCGGGCGTGCATCATCTCGGCTACTGGTCCGACGACGTGGAGTCAGATCTTGCGACACTCGAGGCGACCGGCATGCGATACGAGGTGAAGGCATTCAACCCGGATGGGTCCGGGGAACTTCTGTGGGCGTACTGCAAAGGCCCGGCCGGACCGCGTATTGAGCTTGTCAGCCGGGCTATGGAACCGTTCATCCAATACTGGTTCGCCACTGCCGACACCGCCTCGCAATCAGGCTGA
- a CDS encoding TIGR01777 family oxidoreductase, translated as MGIEYESVVEHPQSDVFAWHTRPGAMARLIPPWQPMTILAEAESLAEGCAVLGLPGGVQWVAQHCADEFEPPRKFVDVISSAGPRSWPPRLIGWWRHTHEFSDAGDGTTLVRDRVDTPVPGAALKSTFVYRHRQLADDLAAHRDAAGHVTRPLVVALTGASGLVGSALTAFLTTGGHRVIRLVRRPATSADEREWDPAAPAEGLLRGVDAVVHLAGASIAGRFTDRHKAAIRDSRIGPTRRLAEAAATAKNGPSVFVSASAIGYYGYDRGDTPLGEDSARGTGFLADLVADWEAATAPAADAGVRVVSVRTGIVQAARGGTLKLLRPLFFAGAGGRLGSGRQWLSWIGLDDLTDIYYRALYDTRLSGPVNAVSPAPVRNSDYTKALARVLHRPAVLPVPSLAPRILLGQQGARELAEADQRVLPTRLRELGHRFRHPTVQLALAHQLGHDAD; from the coding sequence ATGGGCATCGAGTACGAAAGCGTCGTCGAGCACCCGCAGAGCGATGTCTTCGCCTGGCATACCCGGCCGGGCGCGATGGCCCGGCTGATCCCGCCCTGGCAGCCGATGACGATCTTGGCCGAAGCCGAGTCCCTCGCCGAGGGGTGCGCTGTGCTGGGGCTACCCGGCGGGGTGCAGTGGGTGGCGCAACACTGCGCCGACGAGTTCGAGCCGCCGCGCAAGTTCGTCGACGTGATCTCGTCGGCGGGGCCACGGTCCTGGCCGCCGCGGTTGATCGGTTGGTGGCGGCACACACATGAGTTCAGCGACGCCGGCGATGGCACCACCCTGGTGCGCGACCGGGTCGACACCCCGGTGCCGGGTGCGGCGCTCAAGTCCACCTTCGTGTATCGGCATCGTCAGCTCGCCGACGACCTGGCCGCACACCGCGACGCCGCCGGGCATGTGACGAGGCCGCTCGTCGTGGCGCTCACCGGGGCGTCCGGTCTGGTCGGCTCGGCGTTGACCGCGTTTCTCACCACCGGCGGGCACCGGGTGATTCGGCTGGTCCGTCGACCGGCGACGTCAGCAGACGAACGCGAGTGGGATCCGGCCGCCCCGGCCGAGGGCCTGCTGCGCGGGGTGGACGCGGTCGTTCACCTGGCCGGCGCATCGATCGCGGGGCGGTTCACCGATCGGCACAAGGCGGCCATCCGCGACAGCCGCATCGGGCCCACCCGGCGGCTGGCCGAAGCGGCTGCGACCGCGAAAAACGGCCCGTCGGTATTCGTCAGCGCTTCGGCCATCGGCTACTACGGATACGACCGGGGCGATACGCCATTGGGTGAGGACAGTGCGCGCGGCACCGGTTTTCTCGCCGATCTGGTCGCCGACTGGGAAGCCGCGACGGCGCCCGCCGCCGACGCGGGTGTGCGGGTGGTGTCGGTGCGCACCGGGATCGTCCAGGCCGCCCGCGGCGGCACCCTGAAGTTGTTGCGCCCGTTGTTTTTTGCCGGTGCGGGCGGGCGGCTCGGCAGCGGCCGCCAGTGGCTGTCGTGGATCGGCCTGGACGATCTGACCGACATCTACTACCGGGCGCTCTACGATACCCGGCTGAGCGGACCCGTCAATGCGGTCAGTCCGGCACCGGTGCGCAACAGCGACTACACGAAAGCCCTTGCGCGCGTGCTGCACCGACCCGCCGTCTTGCCCGTTCCATCCCTGGCACCGCGAATCCTGTTGGGCCAGCAAGGCGCTCGTGAACTTGCCGAAGCCGACCAGCGGGTGCTGCCGACCAGGCTGCGAGAGCTCGGTCACCGGTTCCGTCACCCCACGGTGCAGCTGGCGCTGGCTCACCAGCTCGGACACGACGCGGACTGA
- a CDS encoding lycopene cyclase domain-containing protein — MDRWQYVVVLGCCLALTAPLEIFGAGVYRQPRRMLAAVLPVAAAFVAWDLAAIAAHVWTYSPRFTTGVVLPGRIPIEEVLFFVVIPLCGLLTYNAVGAILGRLRRIRTRSARRS, encoded by the coding sequence ATGGACCGCTGGCAATATGTCGTCGTGCTGGGCTGCTGCCTGGCCCTCACCGCGCCGCTGGAGATATTCGGCGCCGGCGTGTACCGGCAGCCCCGGCGGATGCTGGCCGCGGTGCTGCCGGTCGCGGCCGCGTTCGTGGCGTGGGATCTGGCGGCCATCGCCGCCCATGTGTGGACCTACAGCCCGCGTTTCACCACGGGCGTTGTGCTGCCCGGGCGCATTCCGATCGAGGAGGTGTTGTTCTTCGTCGTCATCCCGCTGTGCGGCCTACTTACCTACAACGCGGTCGGCGCGATCCTGGGCCGGCTGCGCCGAATCCGGACCAGATCAGCGCGGCGGTCATGA
- a CDS encoding DUF5914 domain-containing protein, with amino-acid sequence MSIFDGLKLWWSKTSPLQPLPATRWAAQQPTVADAQPAVIDGAVRRSQRRPSGNWYVVAASAEIGRRPFGTTVGGREIVAWRGAGGELHAGPGTCPHLGADLSTGTVDCGVLICPWHGLRLDGAPRPGWTPCPAYDDGVLAWVRLDDLGGEPPSECPVVPDRPVTAHLHAVARLVGRCEPRDILANRFDPWHGAWLHPYSFSRLRVLSAPAPGADLSDECDRFLVAVTFRMGRFGVPVVAEFTSPERRTVVMRIVDGEGAGSVVETHATPMGLGSDGVPRTLVLEAVVAHSDRPGFAHALRIAPLLTPLMRRAAARLWRDDIAYAERRYRLRTRLT; translated from the coding sequence ATGAGCATCTTCGACGGCCTGAAGTTGTGGTGGTCGAAAACCTCGCCGCTGCAGCCGTTGCCCGCCACCCGATGGGCGGCGCAGCAACCCACGGTCGCCGACGCACAACCGGCCGTCATCGACGGCGCGGTGCGCCGGTCACAGCGGCGGCCCAGCGGCAACTGGTATGTGGTTGCCGCCAGCGCCGAGATTGGCCGTCGCCCGTTCGGGACGACCGTCGGCGGCCGCGAAATCGTCGCCTGGCGTGGCGCCGGTGGCGAACTCCACGCCGGCCCCGGCACATGTCCGCATCTGGGCGCCGATTTGTCCACCGGCACGGTCGACTGCGGTGTCCTGATCTGTCCGTGGCACGGCCTTCGCCTCGACGGCGCGCCACGGCCCGGCTGGACGCCGTGCCCGGCGTACGACGACGGGGTGCTGGCCTGGGTGCGCCTTGATGACCTCGGCGGTGAGCCGCCGAGCGAATGTCCGGTGGTACCCGATCGCCCGGTCACGGCCCACCTGCATGCCGTGGCTCGTCTGGTTGGCCGGTGCGAACCGCGCGACATTCTCGCCAATCGCTTCGACCCCTGGCACGGCGCCTGGCTGCACCCGTACTCCTTTAGCCGGCTGCGCGTGCTGAGCGCGCCCGCGCCCGGCGCCGACCTGTCCGACGAATGCGATCGCTTCCTGGTTGCGGTGACGTTTCGGATGGGCCGGTTCGGGGTGCCCGTGGTCGCCGAATTCACCAGTCCCGAGCGGCGAACCGTCGTGATGCGCATCGTCGACGGCGAAGGCGCTGGCAGCGTAGTCGAAACCCACGCTACTCCAATGGGTTTGGGTTCAGACGGTGTACCCCGCACTTTGGTGCTGGAAGCCGTCGTCGCGCACTCCGACCGGCCCGGCTTCGCCCACGCGTTGCGGATCGCGCCACTGCTCACCCCGCTGATGCGGCGCGCCGCGGCGCGGCTATGGCGCGACGATATCGCCTACGCCGAACGCCGCTACCGGCTACGTACCCGTCTCACCTGA
- a CDS encoding lycopene cyclase domain-containing protein, which produces MSGLGYTLPAVASVAAVCALEFAALHTGLFRRPAYWISLAIVLGFQIPVDGWLTKRSAPIVSYDERQTSGIRFVFDIPVEDFIFGFALVTAVLLLWEHQRRRDRQDAS; this is translated from the coding sequence ATGAGCGGCCTGGGATACACGCTGCCCGCTGTCGCATCGGTGGCCGCGGTGTGTGCGCTGGAGTTCGCGGCGCTGCACACCGGATTGTTTCGCCGGCCGGCGTATTGGATTTCGCTGGCGATCGTGCTGGGCTTTCAGATTCCGGTGGACGGCTGGCTGACCAAGCGCAGCGCCCCGATCGTCAGCTACGACGAGCGACAGACCAGCGGCATCAGGTTTGTCTTCGATATTCCGGTCGAGGACTTCATTTTTGGCTTCGCGCTGGTGACCGCGGTGCTGCTGCTGTGGGAACACCAGCGGCGGCGCGACCGGCAGGACGCCTCGTGA
- a CDS encoding phytoene/squalene synthase family protein, with product MIGSELDAAGVRDPALRAAYRHCRHLNARYGRTFFLATRLLAPDQRPAVHALYGFARQADDILDDFDPGLSTTERARRLQSLAARLSDRLKDGHRIGDDPALTAVVHTARAYAIPWQLFDDFLASMRMDLTVTDYPDREALDRYVHGSAEVIGLQLLPVLGTVAPREEAAPYAAALGKAFQLTNFLRDIDEDLQRGRIYLPADELAAHQVDRDVLMWCHTHRRTDPKVRAALVEQQALTRKVYDYARRGIAMLQPRSRPCVAVALTLYSEILKRIEDIDFAVFSRRATVGTARRLRVAGVGLLQAWAARPRGGQD from the coding sequence ATGATCGGTTCCGAACTCGACGCCGCCGGTGTGCGCGACCCCGCGCTGCGGGCCGCGTATCGGCACTGCCGCCACCTCAACGCGCGCTATGGCCGCACCTTCTTCCTGGCGACCAGGCTGCTGGCCCCCGATCAGCGGCCCGCGGTGCACGCGCTGTACGGGTTTGCCCGGCAGGCCGACGACATCCTCGACGATTTCGACCCGGGCCTGAGCACCACCGAGCGCGCCCGGCGACTGCAGTCTCTGGCCGCTCGGTTGTCCGACCGGCTCAAAGACGGCCACCGGATCGGAGACGACCCGGCGTTGACGGCGGTGGTGCATACCGCCCGCGCCTACGCAATCCCGTGGCAGCTGTTCGACGATTTCCTGGCCTCGATGCGGATGGATCTCACCGTTACCGACTATCCCGACCGGGAAGCGCTGGATCGCTACGTGCACGGCTCGGCCGAGGTGATCGGGCTGCAGCTGCTGCCGGTCCTCGGCACCGTCGCTCCGCGCGAAGAAGCCGCCCCCTACGCTGCAGCGCTGGGAAAAGCGTTTCAGCTCACCAACTTTCTGCGTGACATCGATGAGGATCTGCAGCGGGGGCGGATCTATCTGCCCGCCGACGAGCTGGCCGCCCACCAGGTCGACCGCGACGTGCTCATGTGGTGCCACACCCACCGGCGCACCGACCCCAAAGTGCGGGCGGCGCTGGTCGAGCAGCAGGCGCTCACCCGAAAGGTTTACGACTATGCCCGCCGCGGCATCGCGATGCTGCAGCCGCGATCGCGCCCCTGTGTGGCGGTGGCCCTGACGTTGTACTCGGAGATACTGAAACGCATCGAAGACATCGACTTCGCCGTGTTCAGCCGGCGCGCTACCGTCGGCACCGCGCGCCGGCTGCGGGTGGCCGGCGTGGGCTTGCTGCAGGCCTGGGCGGCGCGGCCGCGCGGGGGTCAAGACTAA